In Lewinellaceae bacterium, a single window of DNA contains:
- a CDS encoding SUMF1/EgtB/PvdO family nonheme iron enzyme, which yields MLPFCMLCSGFALAENEDCRAVTRPGKDYALFFAVEQYKEWPTLHNPIDDAEEIAKDLRELYGFGPNTEVVRNPTRNEIYDKLDAYQKKAYAEDAQLLIFFSGHGDFIETKGEGFFIPKDGKLNDRYQDSYIPHARLQRIIDNIPCAHILLAIDACFSGTFDEQVAAQHKNKPNWKRYNENEDTERRQFIDNTLRYRTRLFLTSGGKERTPDPSEFADAFKSALRAFGGQDRILEFHELYYQYLQKVTPQPRFGQFGSNQTGSNFLFVLTDGKKAVPAQTADPETAVWQAARQQHTVEAYRAYLQLYSEGAYRLQAERYIRELSPPDNMVFIQGSSFEMGDAFGDGDGDEKPMHTVTVSDFYLAIHETTFDEYDAFCDATGHEKPSDQGGGRGRRPVINVSWNDAVAYCNWLSGQHGYQKVYTISGSTVTANWNANGYRLPTEAEWEFAARSRGKKEKWAGTSTESSLASYANYSESGGKDGYEYTAPVGSLRANSAGLHDMSGNVWEWCWDWYDSGYYEKSKNSRDPQGPDSGSYRVRRGGSWYFTPAYARCADRDSFAPDRRNRGLGFRLARPVE from the coding sequence ATGCTGCCGTTCTGTATGCTCTGTTCGGGTTTTGCACTTGCAGAAAATGAAGATTGCCGGGCCGTTACCCGCCCCGGCAAAGACTACGCCTTGTTTTTTGCCGTAGAGCAGTATAAGGAATGGCCCACACTCCACAACCCCATCGACGACGCGGAGGAGATTGCCAAAGACCTTCGGGAACTTTATGGGTTCGGGCCCAATACCGAAGTGGTACGCAACCCCACCCGCAATGAGATTTACGATAAGCTGGATGCCTACCAGAAAAAAGCCTATGCGGAGGATGCCCAACTGCTCATCTTCTTTTCCGGGCATGGCGATTTTATTGAAACAAAAGGAGAGGGGTTCTTCATCCCCAAAGACGGCAAGCTAAACGACCGCTATCAGGATTCTTACATCCCCCACGCACGCCTTCAGCGAATTATCGACAATATCCCCTGCGCTCATATCCTGCTGGCCATCGACGCCTGCTTCAGCGGCACCTTCGACGAGCAGGTGGCGGCGCAGCATAAAAACAAGCCCAACTGGAAGCGCTACAACGAAAATGAGGATACGGAACGCCGCCAGTTTATAGATAACACGCTGCGGTACCGCACTCGCCTGTTCCTCACTTCCGGCGGCAAGGAACGCACGCCCGACCCTTCGGAATTTGCAGACGCTTTCAAAAGTGCGCTCCGGGCTTTCGGCGGGCAGGACCGCATCCTGGAATTTCATGAACTGTATTACCAGTATCTGCAAAAAGTTACCCCCCAGCCCCGCTTTGGGCAGTTTGGCTCCAACCAGACGGGCAGCAATTTCCTTTTTGTTTTGACGGATGGGAAAAAAGCAGTTCCCGCTCAGACAGCTGACCCGGAAACCGCTGTCTGGCAGGCTGCCCGGCAGCAGCACACGGTAGAGGCTTACCGGGCGTACCTGCAGCTGTATTCTGAGGGGGCGTACCGTCTGCAGGCGGAAAGGTATATCCGGGAACTTTCGCCACCGGACAATATGGTGTTCATCCAGGGTAGCTCGTTTGAGATGGGGGATGCTTTTGGGGATGGTGATGGTGATGAAAAACCGATGCATACGGTGACGGTAAGCGATTTCTACCTGGCCATTCACGAAACCACCTTCGATGAGTATGATGCTTTTTGCGATGCTACCGGGCATGAAAAGCCTAGTGACCAGGGCGGGGGGCGCGGCCGGCGCCCTGTGATTAATGTATCCTGGAATGATGCGGTAGCCTATTGCAACTGGCTAAGCGGGCAACATGGCTATCAGAAGGTGTACACCATTTCCGGCAGCACAGTTACTGCCAACTGGAACGCCAACGGCTACCGCCTGCCCACAGAGGCGGAGTGGGAGTTTGCTGCACGCAGCCGGGGCAAGAAAGAAAAATGGGCGGGGACTTCAACTGAAAGTTCCCTGGCATCTTATGCGAATTATTCTGAAAGTGGCGGCAAAGATGGCTATGAGTACACCGCACCTGTAGGCAGCCTTCGAGCCAATAGTGCCGGCCTGCACGACATGAGCGGCAACGTCTGGGAATGGTGCTGGGATTGGTACGATAGCGGCTATTACGAGAAAAGCAAGAACAGCCGCGATCCCCAAGGCCCTGACAGCGGCTCCTACCGGGTTCGCCGTGGCGGTTCGTGGTACTTCACACCCGCCTACGCGCGTTGCGCCGATCGCGACAGCTTCGCCCCGGACCGCAGGAACCGCGGTTTGGGGTTTCGTCTTGCCAGGCCCGTGGAATAG
- a CDS encoding caspase family protein has protein sequence MMMRWAILCVLLLINLAFAFGQNRAGKDRALLFAANDYAAMTDLKNPIQNARDIAAELERRYGFEAEVVPNPSFEKVEAKIKEYQRAYRSGKFPSDGQLFLFFSGHGTMRGKNGYFMPTNADPERPFATAMEYDYWRSEIDAIDCRHILVAIDACHSITFDPNWEKKPDRKFNRPGEQYADQTLLNHQQYRARLFFTSDAKGDQTPDRSTFARQLLEGLRTHQAAAGYLTSSELFASYMLKAAPTPGGSDFGSDEPGSCFLFFLKPPSGNSSFNPEETNALEKDLQAWKVARETNTIHACQAYLRQFPKGEFRGLAADRIQMLEQEAANRREELDWEIAKEKNDGEAYKNYLEKYPGGKYNEEARRWLAEEEWRKQKEAEARRKREEFENEQREAEARQLKESIGGLFGVEEDTSEDPDVSQVEEIRTETDEGFQVSRGVVRSLKPEDNSRESGKVVVMVCIDRDGNVISADFNQNGSTTRSSHLIQLSIDSAKKWKFTPADVDRQCGKIIFNFRN, from the coding sequence ATGATGATGCGTTGGGCTATACTTTGTGTTTTGCTGCTTATCAACCTGGCTTTTGCCTTCGGGCAAAACCGGGCGGGGAAAGACCGCGCCCTCCTGTTTGCGGCCAATGACTATGCCGCCATGACGGACTTGAAAAACCCCATCCAAAACGCGCGGGACATTGCAGCGGAGCTGGAAAGGCGCTACGGCTTTGAGGCAGAGGTGGTGCCCAACCCGAGTTTCGAAAAAGTGGAAGCTAAGATCAAGGAGTACCAGCGGGCCTACCGCAGCGGGAAATTCCCTTCGGACGGGCAGCTGTTCCTATTTTTCAGCGGCCACGGCACCATGCGGGGCAAGAACGGGTACTTCATGCCTACCAATGCCGATCCCGAGCGCCCTTTCGCCACTGCTATGGAATACGACTACTGGCGCTCCGAGATCGACGCCATCGATTGCAGGCACATCCTGGTGGCTATAGATGCCTGTCACTCCATTACCTTCGACCCCAACTGGGAAAAAAAGCCGGACCGCAAGTTCAACCGCCCCGGCGAGCAGTATGCTGACCAAACGCTGCTCAACCACCAACAATACCGGGCCCGCTTGTTCTTTACTTCTGACGCCAAAGGCGACCAAACGCCCGACCGTTCTACCTTCGCCCGCCAGTTGCTGGAAGGGCTGCGCACCCACCAGGCTGCTGCCGGCTACCTGACTTCCAGCGAGCTGTTCGCCAGCTATATGCTCAAAGCGGCGCCTACGCCTGGAGGCAGTGATTTTGGGAGCGACGAGCCGGGCTCCTGCTTTCTTTTTTTCCTAAAACCTCCTTCGGGAAACTCTTCTTTCAATCCAGAGGAAACCAATGCTTTGGAAAAAGACCTCCAGGCCTGGAAAGTAGCCCGTGAAACCAATACCATCCATGCTTGCCAAGCATACCTCCGGCAGTTTCCCAAAGGAGAGTTCCGGGGCCTGGCGGCCGACAGGATACAAATGCTGGAACAGGAAGCTGCCAACCGCCGGGAAGAGTTGGACTGGGAGATTGCCAAAGAGAAAAATGACGGGGAGGCCTACAAGAATTACCTAGAGAAGTACCCTGGTGGGAAGTATAATGAGGAGGCAAGGCGGTGGCTGGCGGAAGAAGAATGGAGAAAACAAAAAGAAGCAGAGGCTCGAAGAAAGAGAGAAGAGTTCGAGAATGAACAACGAGAAGCAGAAGCTCGACAGCTGAAGGAATCAATAGGCGGGCTCTTTGGCGTTGAGGAGGATACAAGTGAAGATCCCGATGTTTCTCAGGTGGAAGAAATAAGAACCGAGACTGATGAGGGCTTTCAAGTGTCCAGGGGGGTCGTCAGAAGCCTTAAACCGGAGGATAACTCTCGGGAAAGTGGCAAAGTTGTAGTGATGGTCTGCATTGACCGGGATGGTAATGTGATTAGCGCTGATTTTAACCAGAATGGGTCTACCACCAGATCAAGCCATCTTATTCAATTGTCAATTGACTCTGCTAAAAAGTGGAAATTCACTCCTGCCGATGTTGATAGGCAATGTGGGAAAATTATTTTTAATTTCAGGAACTAA